From the genome of Drosophila melanogaster chromosome 2L, one region includes:
- the bero gene encoding belly roll, isoform A has product MVSALKCSLAVAVMISLACSAYAIKCYQCESLTMPKCGLKFEADETLLLDCSRIGPPRYLQNFFPLRNATGCMKKTLESVAGHPQIVRSCYFGDINNIQAGCQSDPSMPFVKQLGCDVCTKDECNGSSSLAPIAGAILLFFGVARLLA; this is encoded by the exons ATGGTGTCCGCTCTGAAATGCAGTTTGGCCGTGGCCGTTATGATCAGTCTGGCTTGTTCGG CCTACGCCATCAAGTGCTACCAGTGCGAGTCCCTCACAATGCCCAAGTGTGGCCTGAAGTTCGAGGCTGATGAGACGTTGCTGCTGGACTGCTCCAGGATCGGACCCCCACGCTACCTGCAGAACTTCTTCCCCCTGCGGAACGCCACTGGTTGCATGAAGAAGACCCTCGAAAGCG TGGCCGGACATCCGCAGATCGTGAGGAGCTGCTACTTCGGGGACATCAACAATATCCAAGCTGGCTGCCAGTCGGATCCCTCTATGCCGTTCGTTAAGCAGCTGGGCTGCGATGTCTGCACCAAGGACGAGTGCAACGGATCCTCCTCCCTGGCCCCCATCGCCGGAGCCATCCTGCTCTTCTTCGGCGTGGCTCGTCTGCTGGCCTAG
- the bero gene encoding belly roll, isoform B → MPKCGLKFEADETLLLDCSRIGPPRYLQNFFPLRNATGCMKKTLESVAGHPQIVRSCYFGDINNIQAGCQSDPSMPFVKQLGCDVCTKDECNGSSSLAPIAGAILLFFGVARLLA, encoded by the exons ATGCCCAAGTGTGGCCTGAAGTTCGAGGCTGATGAGACGTTGCTGCTGGACTGCTCCAGGATCGGACCCCCACGCTACCTGCAGAACTTCTTCCCCCTGCGGAACGCCACTGGTTGCATGAAGAAGACCCTCGAAAGCG TGGCCGGACATCCGCAGATCGTGAGGAGCTGCTACTTCGGGGACATCAACAATATCCAAGCTGGCTGCCAGTCGGATCCCTCTATGCCGTTCGTTAAGCAGCTGGGCTGCGATGTCTGCACCAAGGACGAGTGCAACGGATCCTCCTCCCTGGCCCCCATCGCCGGAGCCATCCTGCTCTTCTTCGGCGTGGCTCGTCTGCTGGCCTAG